The following proteins are co-located in the Sardina pilchardus chromosome 24, fSarPil1.1, whole genome shotgun sequence genome:
- the cthrc1a gene encoding collagen triple helix repeat-containing protein 1a produces MGSTQVVFWALFILHACGSQKVKRQKETEFVDKYGTCLQGPPGNQGRDGNPGVNGIPGTPGIPGRDGLKGEKGECVNERFEDPWRPNFKQCAWNSLNYGIDLGKIADCTFTKLRSDSALRVLFSGSLRLKCKAACCQRWYFTFNGAECTGPLPIESIIYLDQGSPELNSTINIHRTSAVEGLCEGIPAGLVDVGIWVGTCADYPKGDASTGWNSVSRVIIEELPK; encoded by the exons ATGGGGTCCACGCAAGTGGTGTTCTGGGCTTTGTTCATTCTTCATGCCTGCGGATCACAGAAAGTTAAACGACAAAAGGAGACAGAGTTCGTGGACAAG TATGGCACGTGTCTCCAGGGTCCTCCTGGTAACCAGGGAAGGGATGGGAACCCGGGGGTGAATGGCATCCCAGGCACCCCAGGTATCCCTGGACGCGATGGcttgaaaggagagaagggcgAGTGCGTGAACGAGCGGTTTGAGGATCCGTGGAGACCAAACTTCAAGCAGTGTGCCTGGAACTCACTCAACTATGGCATTGACCTGGGGAAAATTGCT gaCTGCACGTTCACCAAGCTTCGCTCGGACAGTGCCCTGCGCGTGCTGTTCAGCGGCTCGCTGCGGCTCAAGTGCAAGGCGGCCTGCTGCCAGCGCTGGTACTTCACCTTCAACGGCGCCGAGTGCACCGGGCCGCTGCCCATCGAGTCCATCATCTACCTGGACCAGGGCAGCCCCGAGCTCAACTCCACCATCAACATCCACCGGACGTCAGCAG TGGAAGGGCTTTGTGAGGGGATTCCTGCTGGCTTGGTGGACGTGGGCATTTGGGTGGGCACGTGCGCAGACTATCCGAAAGGAGACGCGTCGACTGGCTGGAACTCCGTCTCTAGGGTGATCATCGAGGAGCTCCCCAAATGA
- the mc5ra gene encoding melanocortin 5a receptor, whose protein sequence is MNASETTTLPLPHWSLWLNASPVYSHANATATSAPAAKPKACEQLNIATEVFLTLGIISLLENILVIWAIVKNKNLHSPMYFFVCSLAVADMLVSVSNAWETIVIYLLANRQLVVDDHFTRQMDNVFDSLICISVVASMCSLLAIAVDRYVTIFYALRYHNIMTVRRASFIIASIWTFCTGCGIVFIIYSDSTSVIVCLVSMFFAMLVLMASLYSHMFMLARSHVKRIAALPGYNAIHQRASMKGAITLTILLGIFVVCWAPFFLHLILMISCPRNIYCVCFMSHFHMYLILIMCNSVIDPLIYAFRSQEMRKTFKEIICCYSLRNVFENVLTLPMTDRTAASNQVYDTSQAARNAKRS, encoded by the coding sequence ATGAACGCCTCCGAGAccaccaccctccccctcccccactggaGCCTGTGGCTGAACGCCAGTCCCGTGTACTCCCACGCCAACGCCACCGCCACGTCCGCGCCCGCGGCCAAGCCCAAGGCGTGCGAGCAGCTCAACATCGCCACCGAGGTCTTCCTCACGCTGGGCATCATCAGCCTCCTGGAGAACATCCTGGTCATCTGGGCCATCGTCAAGAACAAGAACCTCCACTCGCCCATGTACTTCTTCGTCTGCAGCCTGGCCGTGGCCGACATGCTGGTCAGCGTCTCCAACGCTTGGGAGACCATCGTCATCTACCTGCTGGCCAACCGGCAGCTGGTGGTGGACGACCACTTCACGCGTCAGATGGACAACGTCTTCGACTCGCTGATCTGCATCTCGGTGGTGGCGTCCATGTGCAGCCTGCTGGCCATCGCCGTGGACCGCTACGTGACCATCTTCTACGCGCTGCGCTACCACAACATCATGACGGTGCGGCGCGCCTCCTTCATCATCGCCAGCATCTGGACCTTCTGCACGGGCTGCGGCATCGTCTTCATCATCTACTCGGACTCCACGTCGGTCATCGTCTGCCTGGTGTCCATGTTCTTCGCCATGCTGGTGCTCATGGCGTCGCTCTACAGCCACATGTTCATGCTGGCGCGCTCGCACGTCAAGCGCATCGCCGCGCTGCCCGGCTACAACGCCATCCACCAGCGGGCGAGCATGAAGGGCGCCATCACGCTCACCATCCTGCTGGGCATCTTCGTGGTGTGCTGGGCGCCCTTCTTCCTGCACCTCATCCTCATGATCTCGTGCCCGCGGAACATCTACTGCGTCTGCTTCATGTCGCACTTCCACATGTACCTCATCCTCATCATGTGCAACTCGGTCATCGACCCGCTCATCTACGCCTTCCGCAGCCAGGAGATGCGCAAGACCTTCAAGGAGATCATCTGCTGCTACAGCCTGCGCAACGTCTTCGAGAATGTCCTCACGCTGCCCATGACGGACCGGACGGCGGCCAGCAACCAGGTCTACGACACGTCTCAGGCGGCCAGGAACGCCAAGCGGTCGTAA